A window of Synergistaceae bacterium genomic DNA:
GTGATGCGGAGGTCGCTGCCCATCACGTCAGGATCGTTCAAAAGTTCCTCGATCCTCTCGGCTCCGTAGAGCGCCTCGATCAGCCGGGCGTAATGATAATAGAGCGTGTAGTGGACGATGCGCCCGTCCCCAGCCTCACGCAGATCCTCCAGCTCCTTCTGAGCCAGAGGCGTCGCGATCTTGTCGCAGGCGTTCACGCGTCCAAGAGGCCCCACTCGGTAGCTCCCCTCGGGGAAACCAATGCCCCGATAAAAAGGAAACTTCAGGTAAGTCCAATCTACCACGAACTCCCCGATCTTCTGGGCGTACTCTTGGCAGGCGAACTCCTCGATGACCCGACCCTTGGGGCTCACCAAACGCAGGTCTCCGTCGTAGAGTTCCAAAGCCCCGTTTTTCACGAGTCCCAGGTAAGGCGTTGTGACGGTAGCGAACTCTCGGGCCAAAGCCTGGTTCGCGTCCAGATAGTTTTTGACCAGGGCAACGGCTTTTTGTAGCCCGGCCATCACCTCTGGAAGCTCCCTCAGGTAAGTATCCCGCTCGGTGGCCTTGATGGCGCGGTTGACTCCGCCTGGAATGCTGTGCCAGGGATGGATCTTCTTGTCGCCCAAGGTTTTGATGATCTCCTGCCCAAATTTTCGTATAGCGATCCCTATTTTAGCCAGTTCAGGGTACGCGTCGACCACGCCGACGATGTTGCGGGTGGCGGGGTCCGCGTCGAACCCGAAAAGAAGATCCGGGCTTGACAGATGGAAGAATGATAAAGCGTGGGACTGGACAATCTGCCCCATGTGCATCAGTTCACGCAGTTTGTGAGCCGAGGGAGTGAGTTTAACCCCAATAATGGCGTCGCAGGCCTTAGCCGCCGCCAGATGGTGGCTCACGGGACAGATTCCGCAAGTGCGCGGCGTGATAACCGGCATTTCTCGGAAATCTCGCCCTTTGGTGAAAATCTCGAATCCCCTGAACTGCGTGACGTGCATTCTCGCGCTGTCCACGGAACCGTCCTCTTTCAACTGGACCGTTATCTTGCCGTGCCCCTCGATGCGAGTCACGGGGTTGACTACGATCGTGCTTGATGTTTTTGTTTTATTTTTATTTTCGATCATATCAGTCATAACGCATCATCTCCTGCGGAACCTTCGGTATTCGCCCGTCGAGGATCTCGTTAAACACAAACGCGATAGTATCCGCGTCCGGCGGACACCCCGGCACGTATATGTCTACTTTCACCGCTCGGTCCACCGGCATGGCCTGAGGGAGAAGCGCGGGGACGCCGTCGTGGGGAAGCGGTCCACCGTGGGGAATGACCCCCGTGGGATTGACGGTGGTGACGGTGTCCGTGTAAGCCTCGCGCAGGAGGTCCTCCACCTTTATGAAATTCCTCAGGCAGTTAATGCCGCCAAACACGGCGCAATCACCCCAAGCGATCAAGATCTTGCATTTTTCGCGAAGGTTCTTGGCGATGTGCAGCTCCTCCTCGTTGCCCAATCCTCCTTCGATCACGCCCACCGTCACCTCGGGAATTTCTTTAATGTCGCTGATGGGCGTGGACGTTATCTCCACTTTCTTAAATAGTTCCAGCAGCCGCTCGTCCATATCCAGAAAGGACATATGGCAACCGGCACAGGCCTCAAGCCACACGGAGGCCATTTTGGGCTTGGCGGGTTCAGTACTTTTCGTCATCTTTCGTTACGCCTCCCTTGTCGTCACTGAAGTCGCGGATGAAACTTTGGAGACCGCCGGCCCTCCAGCGTGGTCCGGGGCCTGCGAAGGTTGGGTTGGGTCGGGGGTCGCTCTGGATTGGAAGGTGTTTTCGCGGGGGACGGTGGAAGGGGCCTTCATCGTGAGCCCCAAACGGCCGCAGATGATTTGAAGAACCTCGCCAAAACCCTTCAAGCCGGGGATGGGATCGATGATTTTCGACACCCGGCGCCGCTCCCCCTCCAGAGTGCAGAGGTGTCCGCTTCTCTCGAACCAAGCTGGCGCGGGCAGAATCACATCGGCCAAGTTCGTCAGAGGCGACAGCATGAAAGGCGTCTGTACCACGGTAAAACCGGCACTGGACATGGCACTCAGGGCCTTCGGGCTTTCCTGGACCAGACCTGTGGAGTAAACATAGAGGAAGTCCTGTTCCTCCTCTAGCCAAGAATCCAACGCCATAACCGTGTTGAGAGATCCTAGGGCGTTACTGTGGCCCAACAGAGGGACGATCCCTAGACCGTCGCCGAAAAACGCTCCTCGCTCGATGGCGAAGTTCAGGATCTTGCTTACGGTCGTATCATCGGACAGGGGGGCGCTCCCTAAAACAAAAATGGGCTTTTTCGCATCAAGCAGCAACTCTTTGACCTTTGGGTCAAAGAGGTCCTCCGCCTCCAGGTCGGTGATGCCGGGAAACGGGGTACCAGCCTTGAAGAGTTTTTCTTTGCCCACATAAATCAGCTTCGCGCCCTTGTGAAGAACGGCCACTCTAATGTAACTGGCGGCCACGGGAAGGGCTTTCTGGGGATCGGCTTCCACTAGCACGATGGCGTCGGAATCCAGGATGTGATGGGCGGCCGTGAGGGGACGCGTTCCCTGGTCAGCAAGAGATTTGGCCCCGTTGTAGAAGCCGCGCATGACAGAGCCCTGGTAGCTTTCCATTTTGATGGAACTCACGGCCTCCTTGAAACTGGCGAACACGGCCAATTCTTCGTCCGTGGCCAAAGAGGAGATCAAGGCGCCCATTTTCCCACTTACAGAGTTTTCCCTTATTTTGGCGGCGACGAGAGAAAGAGCCTCAGCCCAAGACGCTTCCCGGAAACTAGAGCCGCTGCGAATCATGGGCCTTGTTATCCGGGGCTGCTCGCTGGATTTCGGCAGGCCGAAACGTCCCGCCGCGCAAAGCTGCCCGCCGTCGGGTCCGTCCACGTTGGTTCCCTCCACTCGAACAATGCTACCCGTGCGGACGTAAACCTTGATTTCGCACCCTATGGCGCAAATGGGACAAAGAGTGTCGACTATGGCGTCGCAGTCTTTACGGCGGCCGCGATAGGCCAGGTCCCTCAGGGTGATCGTTCCAGTGGGACAGACCTGGGCGCAGGCTCCGCATTCCACACAGGTCTCGGAGAGCCCGATGGTGCTGCCGAAGTCGGCGTCTACGGTGGTGGCCCAGCCCCGTCCTTTCAGGCCCAGGGTGCAAGCTCCCACTTTTTCCGAACAGGTTCTCACGCAGCGCTGACACAAAATGCAGCGGTTGTGGTCCGCCTGAATGCGGGAGTCGGTGGTGTCGTTTTTGAACTCGGCGTAAAGGAAAGGGTAGCGGACGCTGTCCATGCCATGGGCAATGGCGCGAGTCTGGAGGTCGCAGTCGCCGCTTTGGGAGCAGAACATGCAGAAATGATTGCGCCCCGCGAAGAGCAGTTCCAGAACCTGGCGGCGATAGGATACGAGTTTCTCCGTGGAGGTGTTGATCCTCATGCCCTCCTCCGCCGGAGAGGTACAGGCTGTAAGCATCCGTCCGCTGGGTTTTCCGTCGGCGTTCTCCGGCTCCACGACGCACATGCGACAAGCCCCCACGCTGCTAAGGCCCTTCATCCAGCAGAGGGTCGGGATGGAATCGATCCCGTTCTTTTTCGCCACCTCCAGAATGGTGTCTCCCTTGGAGCCCACGCACTCCTTGCCGTCAATAAACATCTTGATGGTTTTTGTTTCGGTCGACGTAAGCAGCGAACCAGCGACGAGGGAGCTGCGTGAGTCGCTTAGTTTCTTTATCATGACGTTCCGCCCCCTATCCTTTGGCTATAGCGCCAAATGGGCACTTGGTGAAACACGTGCCGCACTTGATGCATCTTTCGGTTATGATCGCGTACCCTTCGGCTCTGCCGCCGGGAATGCAGTGGACAGGGCAGTTCTTAGCGCAAAGGCCACACTTTTTGCAGGCATTCTGCACGATGGAATAGGAGAGTAGAGCTTGGCAGGATCCCGCCGGACACTTGTGATCCCGGATGTGGGCCTCGTACTCGTCCCTGAAGTAGCGCAGGGTGGTCAGGACGGGGTTGGGGGCCGTCTGTCCCAGTCCGCAAAGAGACATTTCCTTGACCATGAGCCCCAGTTCCTCCAAGAGATCGATGTCTTTCATCTCTCCATGTCCCCCGCAAATTTTTTCGAGCAACAGAAGCATCTGCTTCGTTCCCTCGCGACAAGGCGTGCATTTTCCGCAGGACTCCCTTTGGGTGAACTCCAAGAAAAACCGGGCGATGTCCACCATACAATTTTCCTCGTCCATGACCACGAGTCCCCCGGACCCCATAATGGCCCCCAAAGCGGGCAAGGACTCATAGGTGATGGGGACGTCCAGGTGGTCTTTCGTCAAGCAGCCGCCGCTGGGCCCTCCAATCTGCACAGCCTTGAACTCTTTAGGCGCCCCACTGGGGTCGTCCAGGATGCCGCCGCCGATATCGTAGATGATCTCTCGCAGGGGGATACCCATGGGAACCTCCACAAGGCCCGTGTGTTTGACCTTGCCCGTGAGAGCAAAGACCTTCGTGCCCTTGGATTTGTCCGTACCCATAGAGGCATACCAGTCTCCACCTTTATGGAGGATTTGCGGAACGTTGGCCCATGTTTCCACGTTGTTGATGTTGCTGGGTTTGGCCCAAAGGCCGGAAATCGCGGGAAAAGGAGGCCTCGGGCGGGGCATTCCCCTCTGTCCCTCGATGGAGGCCATCAGCGCCGTTTCCTCCCCACAGACGAAAGCTCCCGCCCCCTCTTTGACATGCACAGCGAAGTTGAAACCGGAATTGAAGATGTTCTCCCCCAAAAGGCCGGACTCCTCGGCCTGACTGATGGCCTGCCGCAGCCGCCGAATCGCCAGAGGATATTCCGCCCGGCAGTAAATGTATCCTTCATCGGCTCCCATAGCGTAGGCACCAATAGCCATACCCTCGATCACCGCGTGAGGGTCGCCCTCGAGAATAGAGCGGTCCATGAACGCGCCCGGGTCCCCCTCGTCCGCGTTGCAGATGACGTACTTTTTGGGCCCTGGCGAGGACGCGCAAAACCCCCACTTGACGCCGGTGGGAAAGCCTCCACCCCCTCGACCCCTCAGGCCCGACTTTTTGACCTCATCGATGACAGCTTGGGGCGTCATCTCCCCCAGGGCCTTGGCCAGCCCCTCGTAGCCGTCTCTGGCGATGTACTCCTCGATATCCGCCGGGTTGATGTAGCCGCAGTTTTGAAGGGCGACCCGGTGTTGTTTTCCGTAAAAGGGAATTTTTTTGTAGTTGGGAATGCTTTGACCCTCGCGGTCTTTATACATTAAAGATTCCACGGGGTGTCCTTTCAGGAGATGTTCTTCGACCAAGTTCGGGATGTCATCTGGTTTGACCCGGCAATAGAAGGTTCCCTCAGGGTAAACGACCACAATGGGTCCCATTTCACACATCCCATGACATCCTGTGGGAACCACCAAAATTTCGTTCGAAAGATTCTGCCGTTCAAGTTCGCTTTTGAGTTTATCGACGACGACGACCCCATGGCTGGACGCGCAACCTGTCCCGTTGCAGACCAACACGTGCGAGCGATAATCCGACATTGACTGACCCCCTTTGGTTCGTGCGTTTCCAGATTCAAGACTCTTTTCATCCGCGGCCGCAAGCCTCACGATCACAAGAATTGTTCCAAAATAGCGCGCACTCCGTCGGGCGCGGATCGTCCGAAGGTCTGATCGTCCACGACCATGACGGGCGCGAGGCCGCAGGCTCCCAAACACGCGACGGGCTCCAAAGAAAAACGGAGATCCTCCGTGGTCCCGTTCTCGGCGCATCCCGTCTGTTCTTTTATCGCGTCCAGAATCTTCAGGCTGCCGCGCACGTGACAGGCCGTTCCGCGGCACACCCGAACCACGTGCCGTCCCCTCGGCGTTAGGTGAAACTGGGCGTAAAACGTGGCGACACTGTAGATTTCGGACATAGGGATCTTCAACTCCTCGGAGACAATTTTGACCGCGGGCTCCGCCACATAGCCCATAGCCCCCTGCAACGCCTGAAGTATCGGAATCAGCCCTCCTTCTCGGCCTCGCCATGGATCGATGATTTCTAAAACTTTCTTCCGCATTTCCTCGGCAGATAAATTCATAACATCCCTCCTCGAATTTTGGGGACTTTGTCCTCTACCCCTATAAGCGTCCTAAAATACCACGTCTATGATATCTTTTTTTTCCATTTTACACCTCGGTATGCAAGCCTAGAGAGCTATCCAGGTCATAGTCATTTCAGGCGCTGCCGCGAACGGTAGGCAAGCGATAGGCGACGATAAATTATTTGTGCCAGGAGAGACCTTCCTCCTGGCACAAATAGCTCTGCGTTTATTTCTTCCTTGTTTTATTTCTTTCTTGTTTATTTCTTGTTTATTTCTTCCTTAGGCTTAACATCTCAGGCTTTGATGGCCTCGACTCTGCCGGGGTAGGCCTCCAAAGCGCCTTTAAGAATATTCATGGCCTTGAGCAAGTCCTCGTTTTTCAAAACGTAGGCCAGGCGCGCCTCGTCCTTTCCCTTTCCGGAAGTGTAGAAACCGTTGCCAGGAGCTCCCATCGTCGTCTCACCATTCACGTCGTAGTTTTGGAGCATCCAGACGATAAACTTCTCGGCGTCGTCCACAGGCATTTTCACCATGACGTAAAACGCCCCTTGAGGCTCCTCGCAGATCACGC
This region includes:
- a CDS encoding Ni/Fe hydrogenase subunit alpha translates to MTDMIENKNKTKTSSTIVVNPVTRIEGHGKITVQLKEDGSVDSARMHVTQFRGFEIFTKGRDFREMPVITPRTCGICPVSHHLAAAKACDAIIGVKLTPSAHKLRELMHMGQIVQSHALSFFHLSSPDLLFGFDADPATRNIVGVVDAYPELAKIGIAIRKFGQEIIKTLGDKKIHPWHSIPGGVNRAIKATERDTYLRELPEVMAGLQKAVALVKNYLDANQALAREFATVTTPYLGLVKNGALELYDGDLRLVSPKGRVIEEFACQEYAQKIGEFVVDWTYLKFPFYRGIGFPEGSYRVGPLGRVNACDKIATPLAQKELEDLREAGDGRIVHYTLYYHYARLIEALYGAERIEELLNDPDVMGSDLRITSNALNKEGVGVVEAPRGTLIHHYEVDERGSITRANLIVATGHNNWAINKGVEQVAKQYITDGKTVTEGALNRMEHVIRCYDPCLSCSTHAVGKMPLEVEILDDSGQHLTSVFKE
- a CDS encoding NADP oxidoreductase → MTKSTEPAKPKMASVWLEACAGCHMSFLDMDERLLELFKKVEITSTPISDIKEIPEVTVGVIEGGLGNEEELHIAKNLREKCKILIAWGDCAVFGGINCLRNFIKVEDLLREAYTDTVTTVNPTGVIPHGGPLPHDGVPALLPQAMPVDRAVKVDIYVPGCPPDADTIAFVFNEILDGRIPKVPQEMMRYD
- a CDS encoding molybdopterin-dependent oxidoreductase; this translates as MIKKLSDSRSSLVAGSLLTSTETKTIKMFIDGKECVGSKGDTILEVAKKNGIDSIPTLCWMKGLSSVGACRMCVVEPENADGKPSGRMLTACTSPAEEGMRINTSTEKLVSYRRQVLELLFAGRNHFCMFCSQSGDCDLQTRAIAHGMDSVRYPFLYAEFKNDTTDSRIQADHNRCILCQRCVRTCSEKVGACTLGLKGRGWATTVDADFGSTIGLSETCVECGACAQVCPTGTITLRDLAYRGRRKDCDAIVDTLCPICAIGCEIKVYVRTGSIVRVEGTNVDGPDGGQLCAAGRFGLPKSSEQPRITRPMIRSGSSFREASWAEALSLVAAKIRENSVSGKMGALISSLATDEELAVFASFKEAVSSIKMESYQGSVMRGFYNGAKSLADQGTRPLTAAHHILDSDAIVLVEADPQKALPVAASYIRVAVLHKGAKLIYVGKEKLFKAGTPFPGITDLEAEDLFDPKVKELLLDAKKPIFVLGSAPLSDDTTVSKILNFAIERGAFFGDGLGIVPLLGHSNALGSLNTVMALDSWLEEEQDFLYVYSTGLVQESPKALSAMSSAGFTVVQTPFMLSPLTNLADVILPAPAWFERSGHLCTLEGERRRVSKIIDPIPGLKGFGEVLQIICGRLGLTMKAPSTVPRENTFQSRATPDPTQPSQAPDHAGGPAVSKVSSATSVTTREA
- the nuoF gene encoding NADH-quinone oxidoreductase subunit NuoF encodes the protein MSDYRSHVLVCNGTGCASSHGVVVVDKLKSELERQNLSNEILVVPTGCHGMCEMGPIVVVYPEGTFYCRVKPDDIPNLVEEHLLKGHPVESLMYKDREGQSIPNYKKIPFYGKQHRVALQNCGYINPADIEEYIARDGYEGLAKALGEMTPQAVIDEVKKSGLRGRGGGGFPTGVKWGFCASSPGPKKYVICNADEGDPGAFMDRSILEGDPHAVIEGMAIGAYAMGADEGYIYCRAEYPLAIRRLRQAISQAEESGLLGENIFNSGFNFAVHVKEGAGAFVCGEETALMASIEGQRGMPRPRPPFPAISGLWAKPSNINNVETWANVPQILHKGGDWYASMGTDKSKGTKVFALTGKVKHTGLVEVPMGIPLREIIYDIGGGILDDPSGAPKEFKAVQIGGPSGGCLTKDHLDVPITYESLPALGAIMGSGGLVVMDEENCMVDIARFFLEFTQRESCGKCTPCREGTKQMLLLLEKICGGHGEMKDIDLLEELGLMVKEMSLCGLGQTAPNPVLTTLRYFRDEYEAHIRDHKCPAGSCQALLSYSIVQNACKKCGLCAKNCPVHCIPGGRAEGYAIITERCIKCGTCFTKCPFGAIAKG
- the nuoE gene encoding NADH-quinone oxidoreductase subunit NuoE; this encodes MNLSAEEMRKKVLEIIDPWRGREGGLIPILQALQGAMGYVAEPAVKIVSEELKIPMSEIYSVATFYAQFHLTPRGRHVVRVCRGTACHVRGSLKILDAIKEQTGCAENGTTEDLRFSLEPVACLGACGLAPVMVVDDQTFGRSAPDGVRAILEQFL